A stretch of the Terriglobales bacterium genome encodes the following:
- a CDS encoding carbonic anhydrase produces MSVIDDVLRANEAYARNHELRHLSPRPRRGLVVLTCMDTRLGKLTLGLGDGDAHILRNAGGIVTDDVIRSLVVSHFLLGTAECMIVNHTDCGLMRQRENELRQLVVERAGAESEAPARFFAFDDLEENVRRQMQTLRAHPWVPRQLPVRGFVYDVKTGRLREVAA; encoded by the coding sequence ATGAGCGTGATCGACGACGTCCTTCGAGCCAACGAAGCCTACGCCCGCAACCATGAACTCCGGCATCTCTCGCCCCGGCCCCGCCGCGGCCTGGTCGTCCTCACCTGCATGGACACCCGGCTGGGCAAGCTGACCCTCGGCCTGGGTGACGGCGACGCCCACATCCTGCGCAACGCCGGCGGCATCGTCACCGACGACGTCATCCGCTCCCTCGTCGTCTCCCACTTCCTGCTCGGGACGGCCGAGTGCATGATCGTCAACCACACGGATTGCGGCCTGATGCGCCAGCGCGAGAACGAGCTGCGCCAGCTGGTGGTCGAGCGCGCCGGCGCCGAGAGCGAGGCCCCTGCGCGCTTCTTCGCCTTCGACGACCTCGAGGAGAACGTCCGCCGGCAGATGCAGACGCTGCGCGCGCATCCCTGGGTGCCCCGCCAGCTCCCGGTCCGCGGCTTCGTCTATGACGTGAAGACCGGCAGGCTGCGCGAGGTCGCCGCCTAG
- a CDS encoding DUF1003 domain-containing protein, which translates to MATTTGMLADVPIFSLMDEDERALLAERMEVREVSKGETIFHHGDAGDSLMIIKSGRVQVYVENTEGQKIILGEIEPGEILGEISLFDPGPRSATAVAVEGSELLVLDHDDLWEAMQRKPHIAKDMLAVLGRRLRATDELLRTQVSRNLNEEEEDRLTFGQRIADKVAAFGGSWTFIIFFGVVLVTWAIINTIVLATRAFDPYPFILLNLFLSMLAALQAPVIMMSQNRQAQKDRLKADLDYQINLKAELEVAQLHNKVDKIYEAMQGHFAKIEKDKKAADRSNTTTTGGS; encoded by the coding sequence GCGCATGGAAGTGCGCGAGGTCTCCAAGGGCGAGACCATCTTCCACCACGGCGACGCGGGCGACTCGCTCATGATCATCAAGAGCGGCCGCGTCCAGGTCTACGTGGAGAACACCGAAGGGCAGAAGATCATCCTGGGGGAGATCGAGCCGGGAGAGATCCTGGGCGAGATCTCGCTGTTCGACCCGGGGCCGCGCTCGGCCACCGCGGTGGCGGTGGAAGGCAGCGAGCTGCTGGTGCTCGACCACGACGATCTGTGGGAGGCGATGCAGCGCAAGCCGCACATCGCCAAAGACATGCTCGCGGTGCTGGGCCGGCGGCTGCGCGCCACCGACGAGCTGCTGCGCACGCAGGTCTCGCGCAATCTGAACGAAGAGGAAGAGGACCGGCTTACGTTCGGACAGCGCATCGCCGACAAGGTCGCCGCCTTCGGCGGTTCCTGGACCTTCATCATCTTCTTCGGAGTGGTGCTGGTCACCTGGGCCATCATCAACACCATCGTGCTGGCCACCCGAGCGTTCGACCCGTATCCCTTCATCCTGCTCAACCTGTTCCTCTCCATGCTGGCCGCCCTGCAGGCGCCGGTCATCATGATGTCGCAGAACCGGCAGGCCCAGAAGGACCGCCTCAAGGCCGACCTGGATTACCAGATCAACCTCAAGGCGGAGCTCGAGGTCGCGCAGCTCCACAACAAGGTTGACAAGATCTACGAGGCGATGCAGGGGCATTTCGCCAAGATCGAGAAAGACAAGAAAGCGGCCGACCGCTCCAACACCACGACCACGGGCGGCAGCTAG